GAAAGCTGTCGTAATGATCAAGGGTCAAGTAATAGATGGTGGGTGGGTGACCACCAGTAACAATACGCCGTGCACCGCGATGAGAAACCGTAGGCGTGGGTACAGTATATTCACGATAGTAACCTTGCGACTCCGCCGGTAGCTTGCCTTCTCGATTATAAAACTTGGTGCCATCTTTGTTAGGGTAAGAAAAAGGACCGCCTTGCTGAATAAGCGCAATGGTTTGATCTATCTGCGCATCACCAGTGATAGCCACTGCATTTGCGGTGCTAGCGGTTTCAATGGAGTTTTGCGTTAGGGTAGCTGGTGGCGTGCTATCTGCAAAAAAGCTGGATTTTATATCAGCAAAGAAGTAAACCGCAACAGCGATAATGGCAATCAAGCTGAATAGGGTAGAGAGGCTACTTTTCTTGTTTTGGCTTCCACGATTATTTTTACGAGTATGGTTTCGGTTGTTTTTTTGATTATGATTAACTGAGCTGCGATGAGCTGGATTTTCTACTGAAGTTTCTAAAATGCTCAATTCATCCGATGTGACTTCGGTGGCGCGCAACTGGTTTTTGTCATTGCGCTCACTATTGAAATAGACGCGTTGCCCTTCGCTAATAGGCTGCGCCATTTGCACTGATTTTATATGAAAAAAAACGTCTTCACTTTGATTGTCGACGTCGATAAAGCCATAGCCTTTATCGGAATTCCAGTGCTTAATTTTGCCACTTTGCATGGGTATCCTCGTCCTATCGATAGGTTTTTATCATGTAAAATAATGGCTATATGTCATATATAACATATTCATTAATAATAATAAAAAAACGCCAGCAATTAAGCTGACGTTCTGTAACAATTATACTGCAGGAGACATTATAAGTTGTAGTGAAGACGTAATAAATTAGGCACGTGTTTCGCCATGACCATAAACAATCCACTTTTGTGAGGTCAAACCTTCAAGCCCAACGGGTCCACGCGCATGAATCTTGTCCGTTGAGATGCCAATTTCGGCACCAAGACCGTATTCAAAACCATCGGCAAAACGGCTAGAGGCATTAATCATTACGCTTGCTGAGTCGACTTCGCGAATAAAGCGTTGCGACTTAGTATAGTTATCCGTAATGATGACATCAGTATGATGACTGCCATGGGTATTGATATGTTCAATCGCTTCATCAATGCCGGATAATATTTTAATCGCGAGGATAGGGGCGAGATATTCGGTATCCCAATCTTCAGCGGTGGCAGCTGATAGATGACCTTTAAGGGTAGTATTGTCATTCAGAATAGCCTGCGCTTTATCATCAAGACGCAGTTGCATCGCATCATCGGCTTTGACGATAGCTTCGGCAATTTTGGGTAATAGCTCATTAGCGATTGCTTCATCGACCAATAGAGTTTCCATGGTATTACAAGTCCCATAGCGGTGGGTTTTGGCATTGACGCTGACTTTAATGGCAATCTCAGGATCGGCATCACTGTCAATAAAGGTATGGCAATTACCATCTAGATGCTTGATAACCGGCACGCGCGCATCGCGGCTGATACGCTCAATCAACCCTTTACCGCCGCGTGGTACGATAACATCAACGTAGTCAGTCATGGTGATAAGCTCACCAACGGCAGCACGGTCTGTGGTCTCTAGCACTTGGACACTATACTCAGACATACCAACTTTTTTTAGTCCTTCTAAAATACACTTGGCAATCGCTTGATTGGACTCAAAAGCTTCAGAGCCACCACGCAGGATGATGGCATTACCTGATTTCAGTGCCAAAGAAGCCGCTTCAAGAGTGACGTTGGGACGCGACTCATAAATCATACCGACCACACCAAGTGGCACGCGCATTTTACCCAGATGAATACCCGACGGACGATACGTCATGTCTGTGACTTCGCCAATAGGGTCAGGCAATGCTGCAACGTCTTTTAAACCTTGTAGCATGCCATCAAAGCGAGCGTCATTTAACTCTAAGCGATCAAGCAGCGCAGCATCTAGGTCGTTTTTTTGACCATTGTCCATGTCGATTTTATTGGCAGACAAGATATCTTGCTTGGCATTCTTTAATACATCGTGAATCGCCATCAGTGCAGCGTTTTTATCGCCCGTATTGGCAGCAGCCAGTGCTCTGGATGCCGCGCGCGCTTCTTTTCCGACGTTTTGCATATAAGCGGTAATATCTGCGGTATTCATTTGACTCATAAATATACATCCTTATCGTTATAAATAGAGAAAGGTCAGCGCTCTAGTGGCGCTATGCTATTTAACATAGAGGAGATTAGGTCGATAGTAAAGCCGATTTTGTGAATAGAGGTTGCTTGTCCGTATATCATAGGCATGATTTAATCACTGATTATAATATAGTCGGTGAAAAGTAATATCGATACAACACGTACTACTGGTGCAAATTTTTCTTGCTTGCTGTGCCTACGCAGACAGAGGCTGCAAAAAATTTACACCAGTAGTACTGTAGCGACTTTAAAGTATTTCAACTATAGATACTGATATTGGAGAATAATAATGGCAATGAACAAATAAAACGCTTAGCAGACTGGCAAGTATAAAAGTTGGTTGAGCGTTGGATTGGTTGCAGTGGCACTAACCTTAAGTGCCTGTGGTAAAGAAAGATGAGCCAGCGGTAGCGACTGCTGAAGATGCAGAGGTGATGGACGGGACTGAAAGCGAAGAGCACGTCTCAACCTACTAATATGGCAGATAAAACAGCGCTCATGCTATTAAGATGATAAAATGAGGCCCATAATTGATTGTGCGTTATGGGCCTCATTTTATAAAAACTATATTATCGCCAAGCGCCTTTTTACTTCATGTTTTCACTCATATTTATTGGAAGTCTGCTAAACCATGCTTGATACTGCAAATAATCCGACTCGACCTATCGCTTTAGATTTACAAGATATTCATAAAAGCTTCGGCTCATTGGCTGTACTTAAAGGCGTATCTTTGACTGCCTATGATGGTGATGTTATCTCTATTTTAGGCTCGTCCGGCTCAGGTAAGTCGACCCTGCTTCGCTGTATCAATTTGCTCGAAAAGCCCAATCAAGGTCGCATCATTATCGGTAAAGATGAGCTGATGTTGAAGCCGGCTAAGTCAGGCGAATTGCAAGCGGCTGATATCAAGCAGCTAGAACACTTACGCGCCCGCGTGGGTTTTGTCTTCCAGAATTTCAATCTATGGCCACATAAAACGATTATTGACAATATCATCGAAGGGCCAATACAAGTCTTAAAAATAAAAAAAGACCAAGCCATTAGTGATGCTGAAAAGCTGCTCGATAAAGTCGGCCTGCTCGATAAAAAAGACGCTTATCCAGCGAATCTCTCCGGTGGTCAGCGCCAACGTGTTGCTATTGCACGCGCCCTTGCGATGCAGCCGCAAGTATTATTGTTTGATGAGCCGACTTCTGCCTTAGACCCTGAGCTAGTCAATGAAGTGCTTGCTGTTATGCGAGAGCTGGCAGCAGAGGGACGCACGATGCTGATTGTGACCCATGAGATGCGTTTTGCTCGTGAAGTTTCTAGCAAAGTGGTGTTCTTGCATCAGGGCGTTATTGAAGAGATTGGTACGCCTGAACAAGTCTTTGATAATCCTAAGTCTGAGCGTGTCAAAGACTTTATGGCATCACATCGTCAAAATTAATCCATTGCTAAAATCTGGTAAGATTACAGTCTTGGTAATAATTATTTAAAACACTAAGATTGCACATCGGTAAGTATATTAATGGGTTTATTACTCAATAATCACAGTCGGTATGCAAAACGTTTGTTTTTGATATTCCACTCAGGTATTATCAAAAGACCTGTGAGCGGGTATGAACAGCACTTGCCCATATATCTATATATAGTTGAAATACTTTAAAGTCGCTACCGTATTGCTGGTGTAAATTTTTTGCAGCCTCTGTCTGCGTAGGCACAGCAAGCAAGAAAAATTTGCACCAGTAGTACGTGTTGTATCGATATTACTTTTCACCGACTATACCTAATAGCCTGAATATCCAGTTACCTAAATCTGAGTGGCTTGTCTGGCAGGGACGTCAGAGAAAATATACCAGAACGCTGTATTAAAAATTAGAGATTAAAAATTATCTTAAAAATCCATCAGAATTTAAGGAACGTATGATGTCGAATTCTCGCCTATTGTGGTCATCGATGACCGTTACCGCCGCGCTCGTATTAGGTGCTTGTAGCCAACCTGCTAATGACGCTGCTGATACCAATGCAGATACACCGGCAGCAGGAACCTCTGGCAAGACCATTCGTATTGCGACTGAAGGCGCATACCCTCCTTTTAACTATACCAATGCCGATGGCAGTTTGGCGGGTTTTGATATTGACGTTGCCAATGCTTTATGTGAGCAGATGCAAGCCAAATGTGAAATTGTCGCTCAAGATTGGGACGGTATTATCCCGGGTTTATTGGCGCAAAAATATGATGCGGTCATTGCCGGTATGTCTATTACTGCCGAACGTCAAGAAAAAGTCGATTTCAGCGAGCCTTACTTTGCTAATACGATGGTTTGGCTGACCGACACTAAAGGCAGCTTTGATCCTAAAGTCATCAAGAATCTGACGCTTGGTGGTCAACGCTCAACGACGCCGGGTGCTTATTTACAAGATAATTATGAAGGCAAAGACGGCAATACCGTTAAGCTTTATGACAGTTATGACAATGCTTATTTGGACCTAAAGTCTGGTCGTAGTGATGTGGTGCTGGCTGAAAAAGTATCTGCCAAATCATGGTTAGCAGACAATCCTGAAGGTTTTGGTATCGTTGGTGATGAGATTGACAATGACGATAATATTGCCATTGCTGTGCGTAAAGGCGATGCAATTAAAGAAGACTTTAATAAAGCGCTGAGTGAAATTCGCAGCAATGGTGAGCTTGCCCGTCTTGAGCAGAAAAACTTCGGTCAATAAGCTGTAATCATTATCGTCGATTGATAATGTCCGTCTTAAGCGGCGGATATATATACGGCTGGTAAATATATTAAGGAATACCCACTATGATAGTTGCAATGACCTCATTAATGACAAAAAAAGCCTTGTGGTTAGCACCATTAAGTGCTGCCATGCTGATGCTGGCAGGTTGTAATAATAGCGCTGCACCGGTAGAAACTACTGAGACAGATGCCGCAACTGACGTGCCTTTAAATATCAAAATAGCGACAGAATCAAGCTATAAACCTTTTAGCTATACCGATGCAGATGGTAAGTTAATCGGCTATGAGATTGAATTGGTCGACGCGCTTTGTGCGCAAATGAAAGCTAAATGTGAAGTCATTTCGCAAGATTGGGATGGACTCATTCCAGGTTTGAATGCGCAGAAGTTTGATGCTGCTATCGCTGGCATGTCAATCACCCCTGAGCGCAAAGAAGTGGTCGAATTTAGCGACCCTTATTTTCATAGTGGTATTATCTTAATCGGTAAGAAAGGCGATGATGTCAGTGTTGACGCTCTAAAAGGTCAGCCTATTGCCTCACAGCGTTCAACGGTTGCCTCGCAATATCTACAAGATAAACACGCTGACGCTGACATCAAACTTTATGATACCCAAGACAACGCTTATTTAGATCTAACGTCAGGCCGTGTGCGTGCGATGATGTCTGATAAAGTAACTGGTATCGACTGGCTAAAAACAGAAGCCGGTAAAGACTATGAAGTAAAAGGTCAAGAAATCAGCACCAGCGATGATGCGATGGGTATTGCTTTCCGTAAAGGTGATCCATTGGTTGCTAAATTCAATAAAGCCTTGGCCGAGTTAAAAGACAATGGCACTTATGATCAAATCACGGGTAGCTATTTTGGTACCAGCTCAACCACTGCTGCTCAAAAAGCAGTCGCTGCTAATGATATCAAAGAAGTAGTAGTCGTAGATAAAGGTAATGTAGAGGCTGATGCGGTGATTGCTAAAGAAGAGCAAGCGCAACGCTAACAGAAGCGCCAGCTATAGATAGCGCCGCACAATAAAGGCTCAGTAGTATTGCCGTATCCAAAACTGCATGAATAGTGTCTTGATAAGCATGAGGACATCGCCATTATGGTGATGTCTTTTTTTTATAACAAACCATTCCGTTTTAAGCATTATAGACGGTCAGTTTTTATCAAATTTAGCTGATTTATTTGATATTTGTCGTGATATAGTTGAAATACTTTAAAGTCGCTACCGTATTGCTGGTGTAAATTTTTTGCAGCCTCTGTCTGCGTAGGCACAGCAAGCAAGAAAAATTTGTACCAGCAGTACGTGTTGTATCGATATTACTTTTCACCGACTATAAGTGTCTATTTAGGCAGTGCTTTTACGCGTGAGTATTAACATAGCAGCGAATGAATATGATAAAATCAGCGCTCTTTTTTGCTGTGTCAATTACCGCAGCAATAATCGTATCAATCTAGCGTCCATCTACGACGCAAATGACTCATACTTACTGGGTCTAAAATACGTTTATTAGCTGTGCTCAGCTATTGATGCTGATTCTTTTAACTCATATTTTGCAATTTGCTAATATAAAGAGACTGAGTGGATAATTGTGTTTGATTTACAAGGATTTGGCGCGCTCTTATTGAGCGGTGCTACCGTCACTATACAGCTTGCCGTGACCAGTTTGATCATCGGCATGGTCTTAGGCTTGCTCGGTGCCACAGCGAAGCTGTCTAATATCTGGCTGCTGCGTAAGATTGCGACCGTGTATACCGCTACGATGCGCGGTATTCCTGAGCTGCTATTGGTGCTGTTTATCTATTATGGCGGCTCTATATTACTGATGAGTATCCTCAAAAAGTTCGGCTATAACGACTATGTCGAAATTAGCGCTTTTTGGGGCGGCGTGATGGCATTGTCTATCGCTTTTGGTGCTTATGCGACCGAAATCTTTCGTATGTCGATTCAAGAGATTCCGATAGGACAGCAAGAAGCGGCGCAAGCAATTGGTATGCGTCCTTTTCAGACTTTTTATCGCATTACCTTGCCACAAGTATGGCAGATTGCGTTGCCAGGATTGGGTAACTTATTCTTGGTTTTGCTCAAAGATACGGCATTGGTGTCGGTTGTAGGTCTTAAAGATATCATGTATCAGTCCTCGCGCGCGGCGCAGTCAACACAGCAGCCGTTCACCTTTTATATGGCGGCGGCGATTATTTATTTGGGTCTGACCATGCTGATTACTGGCTTTATGATGTGGCTTGAATGGCGTGCCAATCCAGCAGCGCGTTATGCTAAAAAGCTCAGCCGTCAAACCATTCAACGTCAATCGACCATAGGATAAGGGGACAGATACTATGGATTGGAATTGGCAGGTGATTTTTGACCATATCCCAGATTTACTCGGTGGCGCGGTTTTAACCGTACAGCTGGTCATTTTCTCAGGGGTTATCGGGCTGTTTTTTGGTTTGGTTTTGGCGCTGTTACGGCTGTCTAAAAACTGGATGGTACAGATACTCCCTTTTCTGTATATCTTCTTTTTCCGTGGCACACCGCTACTAGTACAGATATTTTTGATTTACTACGGTCTTGGGCAGTTTGAAGCTGTACGTGAGTCTTTCTTATGGGAGCCGGTACTAAGTCAAGCCTATTGGTGTGCCATCATTGCTTTTACCCTAAATACCAGTGCTTATTTGGCGGAGATTATCCGCGGTGCAATCCAAAATATTCCGGTGGGTGAGCTTGAAGCTGCCGATGCGATTGGGATGTCAAAGTGGCAAAAACTGACGCGCATTACGTTACCGCGTGCCTTTGGTATCGTGATTCCAGTGTACAGTAATGAAGTTATCTTTATGCTAAAAGGTAGTGCGCTAGCGTCAACCATTGCTTTGATGGATATCACTGGCGTTGCCCGTACCATTAGTGCGCGTACTTATACCTTGATGGAGCTGTTCTTCGCTGCAGGTATCGTTTATCTTTTATTGTCGTGGGTGATTTTATTCAGCTTTAGAATGTTTGAAAAGCGTATGAATCGTCACGC
This window of the Psychrobacter arcticus 273-4 genome carries:
- a CDS encoding transporter substrate-binding domain-containing protein; this translates as MMSNSRLLWSSMTVTAALVLGACSQPANDAADTNADTPAAGTSGKTIRIATEGAYPPFNYTNADGSLAGFDIDVANALCEQMQAKCEIVAQDWDGIIPGLLAQKYDAVIAGMSITAERQEKVDFSEPYFANTMVWLTDTKGSFDPKVIKNLTLGGQRSTTPGAYLQDNYEGKDGNTVKLYDSYDNAYLDLKSGRSDVVLAEKVSAKSWLADNPEGFGIVGDEIDNDDNIAIAVRKGDAIKEDFNKALSEIRSNGELARLEQKNFGQ
- a CDS encoding ribonuclease domain-containing protein, translating into MQSGKIKHWNSDKGYGFIDVDNQSEDVFFHIKSVQMAQPISEGQRVYFNSERNDKNQLRATEVTSDELSILETSVENPAHRSSVNHNQKNNRNHTRKNNRGSQNKKSSLSTLFSLIAIIAVAVYFFADIKSSFFADSTPPATLTQNSIETASTANAVAITGDAQIDQTIALIQQGGPFSYPNKDGTKFYNREGKLPAESQGYYREYTVPTPTVSHRGARRIVTGGHPPTIYYLTLDHYDSFQKLEVK
- a CDS encoding ABC transporter permease; the encoded protein is MFDLQGFGALLLSGATVTIQLAVTSLIIGMVLGLLGATAKLSNIWLLRKIATVYTATMRGIPELLLVLFIYYGGSILLMSILKKFGYNDYVEISAFWGGVMALSIAFGAYATEIFRMSIQEIPIGQQEAAQAIGMRPFQTFYRITLPQVWQIALPGLGNLFLVLLKDTALVSVVGLKDIMYQSSRAAQSTQQPFTFYMAAAIIYLGLTMLITGFMMWLEWRANPAARYAKKLSRQTIQRQSTIG
- a CDS encoding transporter substrate-binding domain-containing protein, producing MIVAMTSLMTKKALWLAPLSAAMLMLAGCNNSAAPVETTETDAATDVPLNIKIATESSYKPFSYTDADGKLIGYEIELVDALCAQMKAKCEVISQDWDGLIPGLNAQKFDAAIAGMSITPERKEVVEFSDPYFHSGIILIGKKGDDVSVDALKGQPIASQRSTVASQYLQDKHADADIKLYDTQDNAYLDLTSGRVRAMMSDKVTGIDWLKTEAGKDYEVKGQEISTSDDAMGIAFRKGDPLVAKFNKALAELKDNGTYDQITGSYFGTSSTTAAQKAVAANDIKEVVVVDKGNVEADAVIAKEEQAQR
- a CDS encoding glutamate-5-semialdehyde dehydrogenase, with amino-acid sequence MSQMNTADITAYMQNVGKEARAASRALAAANTGDKNAALMAIHDVLKNAKQDILSANKIDMDNGQKNDLDAALLDRLELNDARFDGMLQGLKDVAALPDPIGEVTDMTYRPSGIHLGKMRVPLGVVGMIYESRPNVTLEAASLALKSGNAIILRGGSEAFESNQAIAKCILEGLKKVGMSEYSVQVLETTDRAAVGELITMTDYVDVIVPRGGKGLIERISRDARVPVIKHLDGNCHTFIDSDADPEIAIKVSVNAKTHRYGTCNTMETLLVDEAIANELLPKIAEAIVKADDAMQLRLDDKAQAILNDNTTLKGHLSAATAEDWDTEYLAPILAIKILSGIDEAIEHINTHGSHHTDVIITDNYTKSQRFIREVDSASVMINASSRFADGFEYGLGAEIGISTDKIHARGPVGLEGLTSQKWIVYGHGETRA
- a CDS encoding ABC transporter permease, producing the protein MDWNWQVIFDHIPDLLGGAVLTVQLVIFSGVIGLFFGLVLALLRLSKNWMVQILPFLYIFFFRGTPLLVQIFLIYYGLGQFEAVRESFLWEPVLSQAYWCAIIAFTLNTSAYLAEIIRGAIQNIPVGELEAADAIGMSKWQKLTRITLPRAFGIVIPVYSNEVIFMLKGSALASTIALMDITGVARTISARTYTLMELFFAAGIVYLLLSWVILFSFRMFEKRMNRHASYVPPDVSTHTVG
- a CDS encoding ABC transporter ATP-binding protein, with amino-acid sequence MLDTANNPTRPIALDLQDIHKSFGSLAVLKGVSLTAYDGDVISILGSSGSGKSTLLRCINLLEKPNQGRIIIGKDELMLKPAKSGELQAADIKQLEHLRARVGFVFQNFNLWPHKTIIDNIIEGPIQVLKIKKDQAISDAEKLLDKVGLLDKKDAYPANLSGGQRQRVAIARALAMQPQVLLFDEPTSALDPELVNEVLAVMRELAAEGRTMLIVTHEMRFAREVSSKVVFLHQGVIEEIGTPEQVFDNPKSERVKDFMASHRQN